Proteins from a genomic interval of Polaribacter sp. Q13:
- a CDS encoding GTP-binding protein — protein MEAIITIVGFLGSGKTTLLNYLIDRFTEKKWNPFVILNDYENANMDVQQFLEKVDNKYLKALTGSCICCSGIHELRNYVNGIPVRKNGITLIEANGTSDACSLMEFLGVGVNDRFLPPIQISVVDVQNWQKRGEHNELEANQIQVSSLIVLTHLNGASENRTALVVKDLKKHNPFAKIITMDALDVELLPILLPSKNVVDKLAHQKAHWSSCSIDLPVLPSKDCIDFICKQLPKSILRVKGCVQIAKEANYTYFERTPDGKVFVRPFKGVPITGTKLLTIGAGSEPAVLEKVIAYSLKAHN, from the coding sequence ATGGAAGCAATTATTACCATTGTCGGTTTTTTAGGATCAGGGAAAACTACCTTGTTAAATTATTTAATAGATCGTTTTACAGAAAAAAAATGGAATCCTTTTGTCATTTTAAATGATTATGAAAATGCCAATATGGATGTGCAGCAGTTTCTAGAAAAAGTAGATAACAAATATCTAAAAGCGCTTACCGGAAGTTGTATCTGTTGCAGTGGTATACATGAACTTAGAAATTATGTAAACGGAATTCCTGTTAGAAAAAACGGAATTACCTTAATTGAAGCCAACGGAACATCAGATGCTTGTTCGCTTATGGAGTTTTTAGGAGTAGGTGTAAATGATCGATTTTTACCACCGATACAAATCTCTGTGGTAGATGTACAAAATTGGCAAAAACGAGGAGAACATAATGAATTAGAAGCGAATCAAATACAAGTTTCCTCTTTAATTGTGCTGACTCATCTTAATGGAGCTTCAGAAAATAGAACAGCATTGGTGGTTAAAGATTTAAAAAAGCACAACCCTTTTGCTAAAATCATTACCATGGATGCGCTAGACGTTGAGTTGTTACCCATTCTTTTACCTTCTAAAAATGTGGTCGATAAATTAGCGCATCAAAAAGCACATTGGTCTTCCTGTTCTATAGATTTACCTGTTTTACCATCTAAAGATTGTATAGATTTTATTTGTAAACAATTACCTAAAAGTATACTTAGGGTTAAAGGTTGTGTGCAAATAGCTAAAGAAGCAAATTATACTTATTTTGAAAGAACTCCAGACGGAAAAGTATTTGTAAGACCTTTTAAAGGCGTACCAATTACAGGAACTAAATTACTAACTATTGGTGCTGGTAGTGAACCCGCTGTTTTAGAAAAAGTGATTGCATACAGCCTTAAAGCTCATAATTAA
- a CDS encoding DUF4625 domain-containing protein, with protein MKSNLKFLAIIAFVGITLQSCSSDENLELNAPIISNFEYGKGSDHTTDQVAYKGSDIHLEGEINAEAIVSSITLSIHAHDLTPGDGEVAWGFEQVFTDAKYLAINPTFHEHIDVPANAPAGEYHVELTVTDEQGNSTEVEGHIQILDVITLSEISIDTTVARGDDFHAEFKIDAVNGIHSISVDAQAHGLTVGAGEVEWDFEQEFLGKYHEQTSIEFHEHIDVPATAPVGEYHIIFTVKDEDGNTKEYETHIDITA; from the coding sequence ATGAAATCAAATTTAAAATTTTTAGCAATTATTGCTTTTGTCGGAATTACTTTACAATCATGTAGTAGTGATGAAAACCTCGAATTAAATGCCCCAATTATTTCAAATTTTGAGTACGGAAAAGGTAGTGATCATACCACAGATCAAGTAGCTTACAAAGGATCAGACATTCATTTAGAAGGCGAAATTAACGCAGAAGCCATTGTAAGCAGTATTACGCTTTCTATTCACGCGCACGATTTAACTCCTGGAGACGGAGAAGTAGCGTGGGGTTTTGAACAAGTATTTACTGATGCTAAATATTTAGCAATCAATCCTACTTTTCATGAGCATATAGATGTTCCTGCTAATGCGCCGGCAGGAGAATATCATGTAGAGCTTACAGTTACTGATGAACAAGGAAACAGCACAGAAGTAGAAGGACATATTCAAATTTTAGATGTTATTACTTTAAGTGAAATTTCTATTGATACTACTGTCGCCAGAGGCGATGATTTTCATGCAGAATTTAAGATTGATGCTGTAAATGGTATTCATAGTATTTCTGTGGATGCTCAAGCACACGGACTAACTGTTGGGGCTGGAGAGGTAGAATGGGATTTTGAACAAGAATTTTTAGGGAAATACCATGAGCAAACTTCTATTGAATTTCATGAGCATATAGATGTTCCTGCAACTGCTCCTGTTGGCGAGTATCATATCATTTTTACAGTAAAAGATGAAGATGGAAATACCAAAGAGTATGAAACTCATATAGATATTACTGCTTAA
- a CDS encoding DUF4625 domain-containing protein, producing the protein MKFRLKHFYILSFIILISSCSSDNSIDKDEEKPTISINYNEGFPQGCAVLKRGETYSFRAKVTDNKALAAYSIDIHHNFDHHTHDDQVAECNLEDIKQAINPFIFIENYSIDEEVTSYEINIAITIPNDIDTGDYHCAYSVTDKTGWQSRTSVDIKIEE; encoded by the coding sequence ATGAAATTTAGATTAAAACATTTTTATATTTTATCATTTATAATACTAATTTCTTCTTGTTCTAGTGATAATAGTATTGATAAAGATGAAGAAAAACCAACCATAAGCATTAATTATAACGAAGGATTTCCGCAAGGTTGTGCCGTATTAAAAAGAGGAGAAACCTATAGTTTTAGAGCTAAAGTTACAGATAATAAGGCATTGGCTGCTTATAGCATCGATATTCACCATAATTTTGACCATCATACACATGATGACCAAGTAGCTGAATGTAATTTAGAAGATATAAAACAAGCTATAAATCCATTCATATTTATAGAAAACTATTCTATAGACGAAGAGGTAACTAGTTATGAAATTAATATTGCTATTACAATTCCAAATGATATAGATACTGGAGATTATCATTGTGCATATTCTGTAACGGATAAAACTGGTTGGCAGTCTAGAACTTCTGTAGATATAAAGATTGAGGAATAG
- a CDS encoding MerC domain-containing protein produces MTFTNQKADHIGAIASSLCLIHCVATPFIFIAQSSVLACCSTTTAPSWWKFIDYFFLVISFLAIYRSTETTANNWMKPSLWFSWLLLFVVIINEKIALLSIPESAIYIPAIALIILHTYNRKYCQCKTDKCCSHEK; encoded by the coding sequence ATGACATTTACAAATCAAAAAGCAGATCATATAGGTGCTATAGCTAGTTCACTTTGTTTGATTCATTGTGTTGCAACACCTTTTATATTTATTGCACAAAGTAGTGTTCTTGCTTGTTGTAGCACAACAACTGCACCTAGTTGGTGGAAATTTATAGACTATTTTTTCTTAGTCATTTCATTTTTAGCTATTTATCGTTCCACAGAAACCACCGCAAATAATTGGATGAAACCTTCTTTGTGGTTTAGTTGGTTGCTGCTTTTTGTAGTGATTATTAATGAAAAAATAGCATTGCTTTCTATACCAGAAAGCGCAATTTATATACCGGCAATTGCCCTGATTATTTTACATACATATAATAGAAAATATTGCCAATGTAAAACCGATAAATGTTGTAGTCATGAAAAATAA
- the folE gene encoding GTP cyclohydrolase I FolE yields MKNKKQIEIVGDNHFSTSIKTPLRADAFDKSDDEKIENIQYHFKKIMEEMGLDLTDDSLSGTPYRVAKMYVKELFYGLNPINKPRLSTFENKYGYKKMLVEQNITIDSACEHHFLPIIGYANVAYIPKDKVIGLSKINRLVDYYARRPQVQERLVLQILNDLQTILETKDVIVSVTAKHLCVSSRGIKDQSSFTTTLEYGGCFEEAETRNEFLKIIAQEKI; encoded by the coding sequence ATGAAAAATAAAAAACAAATAGAAATCGTAGGAGATAATCATTTTTCAACGAGTATAAAAACGCCTTTACGTGCAGATGCTTTTGATAAAAGTGACGATGAGAAAATAGAAAACATTCAGTATCATTTTAAAAAGATCATGGAAGAAATGGGGTTAGATTTAACTGATGATAGTTTGTCTGGCACTCCGTATCGCGTTGCAAAAATGTATGTAAAGGAGTTGTTTTATGGATTAAACCCTATAAATAAACCTAGGTTATCCACTTTTGAAAACAAATATGGGTATAAAAAAATGCTGGTAGAACAAAATATTACCATAGATTCTGCTTGCGAACATCACTTTTTGCCAATAATAGGGTATGCAAATGTGGCGTATATTCCTAAAGACAAAGTAATAGGTTTGTCTAAAATAAATCGATTGGTAGATTATTATGCCCGTCGTCCGCAAGTGCAAGAAAGGCTTGTGCTTCAAATTTTAAACGACTTACAAACTATTTTAGAAACCAAAGATGTAATTGTTTCTGTTACTGCAAAGCACCTTTGCGTTTCTTCTAGAGGGATTAAAGATCAAAGTAGTTTTACAACCACTTTAGAGTATGGAGGTTGTTTTGAAGAAGCTGAAACTCGTAATGAATTCTTAAAGATCATCGCTCAAGAGAAAATATAA